The Clostridia bacterium genome segment CGGGCAAGGCATTCAGCAGAGATGAGTTGCTTGACCTTGTGTGGGGAAATGATTTTGTAGGAGATCCTAAGATTGTTGATGTAAATATTAGAAGGATGAGAAAAAAAATAGAGCAAGATCCGTCCAATCCCCAGCATATAGAGACAGTGTGGGGAATAGGATATAGATGGAAAAAATGATTGCGGGAGTTACTATGAAGAGTATAAAGATTCGCTTGGTAACAAATTTTATGCTTGTAATATTGATAAGTATTTTGATACTTGAGGTTTTATTGATTAATTTTGTTAAACATTATTACTATACTAACACAGAGGAAATACTAACTAACCAGATAAGAATATCATCAGAGTTCTATTCTAGATATTTTGCCAACACACCATTAAAATACAATGTTTTGGACAATATCGACATTTTTTGGAAACAAACCCCTGCTCAGGTGCAAATAATTGATGAACGAGGTAAGGTGCTCATGGATTCAATAGGGGTGCCTGCAGAGCAGCCTATAGAGACTATAGATTTTAAAAAAGCGATAAAAGGAGAAAAAGGCAGTTGGGTTGGAAGAGTCGACTATGATGATTCCGATGTTATGGCGGTGGCTTATCCTTTAAAATCAGAGGATAGAGTGGTGGGAGCTATAAGGTTTATCACTTCATTAAAGGAAGTGAATAATGGAATAAAAGCTATTTCTACAGTGTTTGTGGTAATAGGTGTGATCGTAGTTATAATATCAGGTATAGTCAGTATATTTTTAGCTACCAGTATAACTGTTCCAATAAATAGTGTTACAGCTGTAGCTGAAAAAATGGCATCAGGAAATTTTAAAATACGAAGTGAAAAGAAAAACAATGATGAGATAGGAAAATTGTCTGATACTTTAAATTATATGGCAGAGGAAATATTAAAGAAGGAGCAGTTGAAAAACGAGTTTATATCATCGGTATCCCATGAGCTCAGGACTCCTCTCACTGCTATAAAAGGCTGGGCTGTAACATTGGAAAGCAGTGATATGGATGATAAGCAAATAATAAAAGATGGGTTAAGGATAATAGACAAGGAATGCGATCGGTTGACTGTTATGGTAGAACAGCTTCTAGATTTTTCCAGGCTGGTATCAAGCAAGACCACTTTAAACAAGGAAGAGACACAGATAGAAGATCTGATATTTTATATAGAAAAATATCTAAACCCTAGAGCTGAAAGGGAAAAAAAGTTTTTATCGGTTAGATGTCAGGAAAATCTACCTGTGTTGACTTTGGATGGGGATAGAATAAAACAGGTTTTGATAAACGTGTTAGACAATGCATTCAAGTTTACTGAGGAGAATGGACAGATACTTATCGAGGTGAAGGAAGTAGATCATGGAGTAGAGGTATGTATAAAAGATAATGGCTGTGGCATCAGCCCACAAGACTTGCCCCGGGTAAAAGAGAAATTTTATAAGGGTAAAGGCAGTAAATCGCAAAACGGGATAGGTTTATCTATATGTGATGAGATAGTCAATATGCATGGAGGTATTTTAGAGATAGAGAGCGAATTGGGGAAGGGGACAAGTGTATGTATAAGACTAGGACAAACTATATAATAGGAGATTTTTATAGATGAAAAAAATTTGTGCTGTTTTTATATTGCTTTTATTTGTGATATTTATCCAAGGATGTGTGGATGTAGGATTTGAGACCAGCGAAAAGATTGTAGCACCTCAGAATATGTCGGTTCCCTTGAAGGGTACATGGAATATAAAGGATTATATGATTATTGGAGATACCGGATATGATGAATCGGAACTTAAGGGCTGGATTTCAAAGAATGTTTATTTTGATCAAGAAAAAGTCATATTTGATGAGGAATATTATGAAAATCCAAATTATAAATTAAGAAATATAAAAGCAGGGGAATATTTTTTGTATGCTCATAAGCTGGATTGTAGACAAATAGGGGTTGAAGATGTAAATGTTCAGGTTATTTCAGTTACCTCAAATGATATATTTGTTAACGAGTTTGTCAAGATAAGCGATGATTTGATAATTACCTGTGTTGATAATATTTTATTATTTTTAAAAAGGCCTTCCGATGACCATTCAGAATTGGCAGAGGAAAATACAAATCATTTAATTGAGCAAGAAGAGAATGAGAGAATTGAGCAACAAAAAGGGGACACCTTGTCTTCTTGTGTTTTATTGGGATTAAAGTCTATAGATAAATCTCATGGTGATGTTGAACAGGCAAACTACAGAACATTATGGATAGCATCTAAGGATATGATAGTTCAGCCTATTCTTGAGATTTCTGATCTATTTGTTCCTAGGGATAAAGGTTTTTGGCAAGTAGGGTCTAACATTAAAAAAAGCGGAAAACAAGTCTATGATCAGCTCTATGCGTATCCTGCTTTTAATGATTCTGCAAAAAGCAAGAATGTTACCCATGATATTGCCCGTAGAAAGATAATGTTTTTAGGCAGTGACTATATTGCAGTCGAAACTAGCAATAAAGGCATCGAAAAGCTGGATAACCTTGAGATGTTACAGGTTATACCTATGGATAATTTGGGCAATGATAATGGAGTTAAAATATCCGATGTTGTAGGAGACAGACGGGGATATGATGCCATGCTGGCTTCAGCCAGCACATGTTTAGCGTTACAAAGCAAGGATGTAATACAGAAACTGGAGCAAACTCCTACAGAAGAAAGCTTTACACTTTCGAGAAGAAATGGACAGTGGATTGTTAGAGGAAGATTGAACGGTAAGGGGCAGACTGATGAAAAGATATTTGTAGATTTTGATATAAATATTATCTCCCCATCTAAAATGGTGAGCTATGATAAGCTGCATATTTCATGGAATACAATAAAGGCTAATATTCCTGATGCAGATGATGCTTTTACATCACCAAATAAAGATATCGCACTTATAATTTCTGACGATGTATTATATGTATATATTTTAAAGGATGGCAATTTATCCAAAGAACCTGCAAAAAAAATAAAACTCAAAGAAAATGAGCAAGTAGTCATGGCAGAGTGGGCCACAGGCAACTATGTAGAAAAATGGGAGAAGAGCTTTAGCAACGGAGTTAGGGTGATAGATGGTGCATATATAGAAGGGGATTTGGAATAATGGTATTGACATTTTAAATGGTTATGAGTGATAATAAATATAATATTATAATATTTATTATCAAATATACGAATGTAAGGGAGGAAAATCTCGATGCCTAAGGAAGTAATGAGACGCAAGGCTTCAGACAATGAATATCTTCACAAGGATTTCCATGCCTCAATGAGTTGCGGCATAGATTATTTGCACCAAAATTATGGTGAAGAAGCTGTAAGGGAATATTTAAGGGAATTTACAAAAGCATTTTATGCACCTCTTACCGAGGATATCAAAAAGAGGGGTTTGATAGCTCTTAAGGAGCATTTTGATAAGATTTATAAAATAGAAGGCGGTAAGGTGGACATCTCATATGATGATGATAAGCTTGTTATAAAAGTATATGAATGTCCTGCTGTTATGCATATGAGAGAAAATAATAGACTGGTGGCTCAATTATTTTATGAAACCACCAGAACAGTGAATGAGGCTTTAGTAGAAGGTACCCCCTATGCAGCTGAGTTTGAAGATTACGATGAACAGACAGGCGGCAATATTCAGAGATTTTATAGGAGGGATACAAAATGATATCTTGTACTGAATTTATTCCTGCTTATAGTGAATTGTTTAAGTATTTAGAGAAAAAAGGCGGGCAAGAAGCAGTGATGGGCTTTTGGGAGTATCTATCAGAGAATTTTTTAGGTAACCTAAAGGACTTGGTAGTAGAGAACGGGATAAGGGGTTGTTGGATGTACTGGACTCATACCTTGAACGAAGAGGCAGCAGATTTTACATTGGAGCTGGATGAAGAAAAAGGAGAATTCAAACTGATAATGCATCAATGTCCATCCAAGGGAAGACTATTAAATTTTGAGCATATTCAACCCTATCACAACTACTGTAAACATTGCGATATACTTTATAGAAGAGTATTAGAGCCTTTAGGTTATGAATATATATATGATATGTCAGAAGTAGACAAGGCAAAATGTTCCCTGACGATCAGAAAAAAATAATTGCATAAAAACACTGCACTATCTATCATATGATGTGCAGTGTTTTTTAATCATATAATAAAAAACAGAGGATAAGAACCTTCAATCGTTGTGATATAATATTCAATAAATGGTACTAAACGACAATCTAAACGATTTAAATATGGGGCATATTGGTATAAACTTGTTTTTAAAAATGAGTGTAAAGGAAGTGGAAAGATGGAAAATACTTTCGTTAAAGACATATACAAGGATGCTTGTCAGTATCTAAACAAGGAAATAAAGATTTCAGGTTGGGTAAGAACTGTTAGAGGAATGAAAAAATTTGGATTCATGGAGATAAATGATGGAACATTTTTCAAAAACATACAGGTAGTTTTTGAACAGAATTTGGACAATTTTAACCAGATATCCAAATTAAATGTAGGGGCTGCAGTGGTAGTAGAAGGCAAACTGGTTGAAACTCCAGGTGCTAAACAGCCCTTTGAGATAAAAGCAGCTTCGGTTCTCATAGAAGGACAATCCACTCCTGAATATCCTCTTCAGAAGAAAAGGCATTCCTTTGAATTCTTAAGGAACATAGCACATTTAAGAGCTAGGACCAATACTTTTTCAGCAGTATTTAGAGTACGTTCTTTAGCTGCATTTGCAGTACATAAGTTTTTTCAGGAACGTGGTTTTATTTATGTGCATACCCCTATCATAACAGGAAGTGATTGTGAAGGTGCAGGAGAGATGTTCAGGTTGACTACGTTTGATTTTAATAACATACCTGTAGATGAAAATAGAAAGATAGATTATTCTAAAGATTTTTTTGGGAAAGAGACAAATTTAACAGTAAGCGGTCAGCTGGAAGCAGAGGCGTATGCCCATGCATTCAGGAATGTATACACTTTTGGACCCACTTTTAGGGCAGAAAACTCAAATACACCTAGACATGCTGCTGAATTCTGGATGATTGAACCGGAAATGGCATTTGCCGATCTTAATGATAATATGAAATTAGCTGAAGACATGATGAAATATATAATCAACTATGTTATGGGGAATGCTACTGAAGAGATGGAGTTTTTCAATAAATTTATAGATAAGGGATTGTTCAAAAGGCTTGAAAACGTAGTAAATTCAAACTTTCAACAAATATCTTATACCAAGGCTATAGAGTTACTTAAAGGATCGGGCAATAAGTTTGAATATCCGGTTGAATGGGGATGCGACCTGCAAACCGAACATGAGAGATATTTGACAGAGCAGGTATTTGGCAAACCTGTATTTGTCACTGATTATCCTAAGGCTATAAAAGCCTTCTATATGAGGGAAAATGATGATGGTAAAACGGTTGCTGCAATGGATTTGTTGGTACCGGAAGTGGGTGAAATAATAGGCGGTAGTCAAAGGGAGGAAAGATTGGATCGTCTAGAAAAAAGGATGCAAGAACTCGATTTAAACAAAGAAGACTATTGGTGGTATTTAGAGCTGAGAAAATATGGTAGTACTAAGCATGCCGGCTATGGACTGGGTTTTGAGAGGGCTATTATGTATATAACTGGAATGTCTAATATAAGGGATGTAATATCATTTCCCAGGACTGTAAAAAGTGCAGAGTTTTAGCTATGATATGAGCGTATTATTAGACACCTTTTTATGCTAATTGAATATTATATAAAGTAGAAAGGAAGGTGTCTAAATGATAAACAAAACAAGCAGAACAGTTATTTCTAAAGATAATCTGCCAAAGGATAGTAAGACTGATAAGATAGAATTTGATGAAGAATCTGTAGACTGCCAATGTATAGGTAGCTGTCCCACCCAGACAGTCGACTGTTGCTGTGAAACCCAAGATATAAACTTTGATGCCTGCCAAGATACGGAGGACTTTACAATTGGTGGGGATAATGGGATAGAGTTAAAATGTCAGGCAAGGTTTTTAAAAATCAGAATAAAGTTTAGGAATGTGTGTAAAGGCAGAAAACTTGCAATAGGAGTTATTGTTTGTGAATTTGAGGGGGGCGTGTTGAGACCCCGAGGATTTAAAGGTGTTGTTGTAAACGTACCTGACGATGGGAAAAAACCAAAATGCTGCAATGTAAGAGTCGATCAGTTCTGTTTTGTACTTCCTGAAGAAGATAGCATATGTTGTCCTAGGACTATTAGAGTAAAAGTGATTGCCCATTATGCAGACTTGGAACCTTCGCAGTTCTGTCCATGTTAATAAATCAGGACCCGATTTAATATGATTCGGGTTCTTTTTTTTGTACCTATAAAACTAATGATTATGATATAATTTATAGTGATTTAATCATGAGGAGGGAAATATGAATAGTGTATTAAAGCTTACAAATGTTTCAAAAGAATTCGAGAGAAAAACAGTAGTGGATAATATATCTTTAGAGGTTGAAAAGGGAGAGATTTTGGGAATATTGGGACCTAATGGTGCAGGCAAAACCACTGCTATAAGATGTATGATGGGAATTATATATCCTGATTCAGGTATTATAGAATATGCAATACCAGGCGGGCGAAACGGGATACCTTATTCTAGTATTGGATATCTTCCGGAAGAGCGGGGTTTATACAAAAACGTGAAAGTGATGGATGTGCTTTTATATTTATCAAACTTAAAGGGGTATCCTCAAGATAAGGCCCGCTCTAGAGCTTTGGATTACTTAGAGGTTTTTGGCCTGAAAGGGTACGATGGGGCTAAGGTACAAGAACTTTCAAAAGGAATGGCTCAAAAGGTGCAATTTATTGCCTCAATACTCCATGAGCCCGAGCTGCTTGTATTAGACGAGCCTTTTTCAGGATTAGATCCTGTAAGTCAGGATTACATAATTAAAGGCATAAGGGGTTTGGCTGAAAGTGGTACTACCATATTATTATCATCTCACCAGATGAACAGAGTAGAACAGCTTTGTGACAGGATATTTCTTATAAACAAAGGGAAAAAAGTGTTGTATGGACCGGTGCAGGAAATAAAAGAACAGTTCGGTCATTTCAAATGTACTGTTATAGGGGACAATGATAAATCTTTATTTGAAGGGTCACACTTGGTTGAAAGTGTTGAGCAAATGGGTAATAATATGACTGTACATATAAAATCAGGTTATACGCCCAATGATTTTTTGAATGAGTTTTCTAGCAAAGTAAAAATAAACGAGCTAAACATAAGCAGGATTTCGTTGCATGAGATTTTTGTGAAGGTAGCTACCGGAGGGGTGAGATAATGAGCGATAGTTTGAAGGTTGCTATATGGGAAATAAAGAGAAACTTGACAAATAAAACATTTATAATATCCATATTATTGACTCCTATATTGATGATAGTATTTGGAGGACTTCCCACTTTTCTAGGTGAATTAGAGTTTAAAAAAACTAATACCATTTATGTTATAGATCAGGTAGGAATATATGATCAAATAGAAAAAGAGATGGATTCTCCAAATATAAAACTGATAAATTATCAAGGAGATGAGGAAGAGTTAAAACAAAAAATAACGGGAAAGCAAAACACAGGTTATTTAGTGCTGGATTCATCAACATTAGAACAGATGCAGATAACTTTATACAATGGTGATGAAGGTGAGCTGAATGTGGAGCAATTAAAAAATGCTCTTAATAATATATTAAAAGAACATCAAATGAGAAAGTTGGGCATGGCTGATCAGGATATAGATAAGGTGATGAGGGATTATAGCTTTAGCATGCAATCATTGGTCAGCAAAGATATGGATACTTATAAGAAGATAATACCTGCGGTATTTTCCATGATAATACTCATCTCTGTTTTTATAACAGGGTCTATGACTATGCAGAGTTCATTACAAGAGAAGAAGGACAGGATGATAGAAGTTTTGATATCATCTATTTCTCCTTACAGTCTCATGAAGGGCAAGATAATAGGATATTTTGTGCTTGGGATTTTGCAGGTGCTGATATGGATGGTGATGGTGATACCTGTAGTGCAGCTGGTATTTAAGATCCCGGTTTTACAGTATATATTTACCAAGGATATGCCCCTCATGTTGTTTTTTGCACTTATGGGTTATCTGATGTATTCTTCCCTTTATGTTGGCATAGGTGCTACTATGGATGATGTTCAGTCTGCCGGGAATTTCCAAGGGATTATAATGATTATACCTATGCTTCCTATAATGTTGGTAGGGGCCATAATGACAAGTCCTAATGGCATAATAGCAAAGGTGGGTTCTTTTTTTCCACTTACCAGTCCGGGGGTCATGCTTTTAAGGATGGCGATTGTATCACACATTCCTCTTTGGGAAATACTTTTAAGTGCATCGCTAATAGTACTTGCAACTATTTTGATTGCACGCATGGCAGGAAAGATATTCAAAACAGGTATGCTCATGTACGGCAAGAGCGCAACTCCATCAGAAATACTAAAATGGTTGAAATATTAAAAATAAACAGGCTAAAGGCCTGTTTATTTTAATAACCAACATTTAAAACTAGCATCAGAGGGCATTTTCCAATTTCCTCTAGGTGAAAGGCTTACAGTGCCTATTTTTGGTCCGTCTGGAACAGCCGAACGCTTAAACTGTTGTGTGAAAAATCTTTTTATAAAAAAGTTCAGCCATTTTCTTATCACATCTGGTGAATATTGATCCTTAAACCCATGGCAAGCGAGAAAGAATACTTTTTCAGGTGCGGAGTTCTGTCTTACCAAATGATAGAGAAAGAAATCGTGAAGTTCATAAGGTCCTATCAGCTCCTCGGTTTTTTGCGATATTTCATCATTTGCTTTGTCGTTGGGCAATAGTTCTGGACTTACCGGCGTATTCAGTATATCCTTAAGTGTTTTGGATATTTGCGGTTGCACCTGGTGTTCACATACATATTCCACTAAATATCTAACCAATGTTTTGGGTACAGAGCAATTCACTGAATACATGGACATATGGTCCCCGTTATAGGTTGCCCAACCTAAAGCTAGTTCTGATAGATCCCCAGTACCTATCAAAAGTGCCTTTTCTTTGTTTGCTATATCCATGAGAATCTGGGTCCTTTCCCTTGCCTGTACATTTTCGTAAGTTGTATCATGGATATCCGGCGAATGACCGATATCCTTGAAGTGCTGTATACAAGATTTTACTATGTTTATCTCTCTGAAATCGGTTTGCAAATTTTTGCAAAGATTTACTGCATTTGCATAGGTCTTATCCGAAGTTCCAAATCCAGGCATTGTCACACATAGTATATTTTTCCTGGTATATTCCAACATATCAAAGGTCTTTATTGCAACTAGCAGTGCAAGAGTTGAGTCCAGTCCTCCGGATATACCCAATATAACTCTTTTCATGCCTGTATGCTCCAACCTTTTTGCAAGTGCAGCTGTCTGAATATTGAATATCTCTTTACAGCGGCTTTCCCTTTGGTCAGCATCGCTAGGAATGAATGGATGTTTGTCTATGTATCTATCAAAATCGACAATCTTTCTGCTTTGGTAGGTAAACTCTATATTTCTATAATCAGAAAGATTTATAGGCTGTTGTAAATCGAAGTTTTTTAAACGAGCATTATTTAGTTTGTCTACATCAATGATTTGGCTTATAATCTGATTTTTACGTTGAAATCTGTCGTTTTGTTCCATCAGGGTGCCCTTTTCTGAAATCATCAAATGACCTCCAAATACCAAATCGGTAGTCGATTCATATACCCCTGCTGAAGAATATACATAGGCACACGTACATCTTGCGCTCTGGGATTTTACCAAGCTTTCTATGTACTCAGCCCTGTTTACTATTTCATTTGATGCCGATAAGTTCCCTATGATATTTGCCCCTCCTGTGCATAGGTGGCTGCTAGGAGGGATGGGGGTGTAAAGGTCTTCGCATATTTCAAAACCAAATTTTAAATTTTCAGCACAGAATATGAGATCTGTTCCAAAAGGGATGTTTTTTTGAAAATATAGATTCAGTATTTTATCTGTGATCTCCCTGCCTTCAACAAACCATCTTTTTTCGTAAAACTCATCATTATTTGGTAGATAGCTTTTAGGCACTACACCTAATATATCTCCATCCTTTATAATTACCGCACAATTGTAGAGTTTATCATTAAATGTGATAGGTGCACCGACGGCTATTAATATATCTGTTTTCTTTGAGTAATGGCATAGTTTTTCCAAACCTTTTACTGTTTGTTCTATAAGATTGCGCTGAAAGAAAAGGTCTGCGCAGGTATATGAAGTAATGCAGAGTTCAGGAAATACTATGAGTTTTGAGTTTTGATGCACAGCTATATCTATACATTCCATTATATTTTTCACATTAAAATCTATATCTGCCACATTTGTAACCGGGCAGCCTGCTGAAACTTTTACAAAACAGCTATCCAATAGCATTCACTCCAATTTCAAAAAAATTTTATATCAATATTATAACATTTACAATTTAATTTAGCTAAACATTTGCAAGTATGACAGCAGCTATGTACGGAACTTATATATATAGAAGAGCGTCCATGAGCAGTTCACTAAACTTCAGCATATAAGTTCCTGTTCGATAGTTTTAAACTTGAACTTTGTAAAGGGTATCATATACACCCGTAAGCGGCTATTATATATCAATTTAAGCTGATAATAGATATTTTATTCATAAATCAAGAACTGGAGAATATTTTTATATAAAATGCTGTTGGAGGGTGAGCTGTGAAATATAATCAGAGTTTTTCTTTGATTGTTATGATAATTATATCGCTAATCTTTATCGCTATTTTGAATGTTTCATATTATTCTGCAGTATCAAACTTATCTTTTCCCATATCAGACAAAGTTATAATAATTGACCCTGGACATGGAGGGGTTGATCCAGGAGCGGTAGGCAAAGCCGGGATGAATGAATCTGAAATAAATTTAAAGATTTCAATCAAATTAAAAGATTATTTTCAAGAAAGTGGTGCAGCGGTGGTGATGACTAGAGAGACTGCCAAAGGATTGTACGATGAGGAAGGAACATTGAGGCACAAAAAGAACGAGGACTTGAAGCGGAGAAGGGAGATCGCTCAAAATGCAGGAGGAGATATATTTATAAGTATACACTTAAACAGTTTTCCTCAATCACAATACTACGGTGCCCAGACATTTTATTTAAAAAACGATGAACATAGTAAAAAGCTTGCCATGAGTATACAGGATGAATTGATAAAGGTATTGAACCGAGGGAACAAGCGTGAGATAAAGGAATCGGATTCTTATTATATACTTAAAGGGCATCAGATTCCTGCAGTTTTAGTAGAATGTGGCTTTTTAAGCAACCCGGAGGAGGAAAGGTTGCTTAATACCGATAAATATCAGCAAGAGGTTGCTTGGGCAATATATGTAGGAGTGATAAAATATATTGTAGAGCAATCAGGCTAACAGAAAATTCTCATTATATGACATTTGTGATAAAATATTGGTAAAGAACAAATGATAATGATAAACAAATAATTGGAGGTATAAAAATGGGAAGAATATTGTCTGCTTATTTATCTCCTCATCCTCCTATCATGGTTCATGAGATTGGAAGGGGACGGGAACAAGAGATAAATCAAACTATCCAAGCTATGCACAGCCTTTCAAAGGACATAAAACTGAAAGATCCCGACACAATAGTTATTATTACACCCCACGGACCAGTTTTTAAAGATGCTATAGGTATTTCAGTACAGAGAATATTAAAAGG includes the following:
- a CDS encoding HAMP domain-containing sensor histidine kinase, with translation MEKMIAGVTMKSIKIRLVTNFMLVILISILILEVLLINFVKHYYYTNTEEILTNQIRISSEFYSRYFANTPLKYNVLDNIDIFWKQTPAQVQIIDERGKVLMDSIGVPAEQPIETIDFKKAIKGEKGSWVGRVDYDDSDVMAVAYPLKSEDRVVGAIRFITSLKEVNNGIKAISTVFVVIGVIVVIISGIVSIFLATSITVPINSVTAVAEKMASGNFKIRSEKKNNDEIGKLSDTLNYMAEEILKKEQLKNEFISSVSHELRTPLTAIKGWAVTLESSDMDDKQIIKDGLRIIDKECDRLTVMVEQLLDFSRLVSSKTTLNKEETQIEDLIFYIEKYLNPRAEREKKFLSVRCQENLPVLTLDGDRIKQVLINVLDNAFKFTEENGQILIEVKEVDHGVEVCIKDNGCGISPQDLPRVKEKFYKGKGSKSQNGIGLSICDEIVNMHGGILEIESELGKGTSVCIRLGQTI
- the cwlD gene encoding N-acetylmuramoyl-L-alanine amidase CwlD, with protein sequence MKYNQSFSLIVMIIISLIFIAILNVSYYSAVSNLSFPISDKVIIIDPGHGGVDPGAVGKAGMNESEINLKISIKLKDYFQESGAAVVMTRETAKGLYDEEGTLRHKKNEDLKRRREIAQNAGGDIFISIHLNSFPQSQYYGAQTFYLKNDEHSKKLAMSIQDELIKVLNRGNKREIKESDSYYILKGHQIPAVLVECGFLSNPEEERLLNTDKYQQEVAWAIYVGVIKYIVEQSG
- a CDS encoding ABC transporter permease, with the protein product MSDSLKVAIWEIKRNLTNKTFIISILLTPILMIVFGGLPTFLGELEFKKTNTIYVIDQVGIYDQIEKEMDSPNIKLINYQGDEEELKQKITGKQNTGYLVLDSSTLEQMQITLYNGDEGELNVEQLKNALNNILKEHQMRKLGMADQDIDKVMRDYSFSMQSLVSKDMDTYKKIIPAVFSMIILISVFITGSMTMQSSLQEKKDRMIEVLISSISPYSLMKGKIIGYFVLGILQVLIWMVMVIPVVQLVFKIPVLQYIFTKDMPLMLFFALMGYLMYSSLYVGIGATMDDVQSAGNFQGIIMIIPMLPIMLVGAIMTSPNGIIAKVGSFFPLTSPGVMLLRMAIVSHIPLWEILLSASLIVLATILIARMAGKIFKTGMLMYGKSATPSEILKWLKY
- a CDS encoding ATP-binding cassette domain-containing protein; translation: MNSVLKLTNVSKEFERKTVVDNISLEVEKGEILGILGPNGAGKTTAIRCMMGIIYPDSGIIEYAIPGGRNGIPYSSIGYLPEERGLYKNVKVMDVLLYLSNLKGYPQDKARSRALDYLEVFGLKGYDGAKVQELSKGMAQKVQFIASILHEPELLVLDEPFSGLDPVSQDYIIKGIRGLAESGTTILLSSHQMNRVEQLCDRIFLINKGKKVLYGPVQEIKEQFGHFKCTVIGDNDKSLFEGSHLVESVEQMGNNMTVHIKSGYTPNDFLNEFSSKVKINELNISRISLHEIFVKVATGGVR
- a CDS encoding helix-turn-helix domain-containing protein: GKAFSRDELLDLVWGNDFVGDPKIVDVNIRRMRKKIEQDPSNPQHIETVWGIGYRWKK
- a CDS encoding NAD(+) synthase, producing MLLDSCFVKVSAGCPVTNVADIDFNVKNIMECIDIAVHQNSKLIVFPELCITSYTCADLFFQRNLIEQTVKGLEKLCHYSKKTDILIAVGAPITFNDKLYNCAVIIKDGDILGVVPKSYLPNNDEFYEKRWFVEGREITDKILNLYFQKNIPFGTDLIFCAENLKFGFEICEDLYTPIPPSSHLCTGGANIIGNLSASNEIVNRAEYIESLVKSQSARCTCAYVYSSAGVYESTTDLVFGGHLMISEKGTLMEQNDRFQRKNQIISQIIDVDKLNNARLKNFDLQQPINLSDYRNIEFTYQSRKIVDFDRYIDKHPFIPSDADQRESRCKEIFNIQTAALAKRLEHTGMKRVILGISGGLDSTLALLVAIKTFDMLEYTRKNILCVTMPGFGTSDKTYANAVNLCKNLQTDFREINIVKSCIQHFKDIGHSPDIHDTTYENVQARERTQILMDIANKEKALLIGTGDLSELALGWATYNGDHMSMYSVNCSVPKTLVRYLVEYVCEHQVQPQISKTLKDILNTPVSPELLPNDKANDEISQKTEELIGPYELHDFFLYHLVRQNSAPEKVFFLACHGFKDQYSPDVIRKWLNFFIKRFFTQQFKRSAVPDGPKIGTVSLSPRGNWKMPSDASFKCWLLK
- the asnS gene encoding asparagine--tRNA ligase, which gives rise to MENTFVKDIYKDACQYLNKEIKISGWVRTVRGMKKFGFMEINDGTFFKNIQVVFEQNLDNFNQISKLNVGAAVVVEGKLVETPGAKQPFEIKAASVLIEGQSTPEYPLQKKRHSFEFLRNIAHLRARTNTFSAVFRVRSLAAFAVHKFFQERGFIYVHTPIITGSDCEGAGEMFRLTTFDFNNIPVDENRKIDYSKDFFGKETNLTVSGQLEAEAYAHAFRNVYTFGPTFRAENSNTPRHAAEFWMIEPEMAFADLNDNMKLAEDMMKYIINYVMGNATEEMEFFNKFIDKGLFKRLENVVNSNFQQISYTKAIELLKGSGNKFEYPVEWGCDLQTEHERYLTEQVFGKPVFVTDYPKAIKAFYMRENDDGKTVAAMDLLVPEVGEIIGGSQREERLDRLEKRMQELDLNKEDYWWYLELRKYGSTKHAGYGLGFERAIMYITGMSNIRDVISFPRTVKSAEF